One segment of Castanea sativa cultivar Marrone di Chiusa Pesio chromosome 3, ASM4071231v1 DNA contains the following:
- the LOC142627119 gene encoding sugar transporter ERD6-like 5 codes for MERKDIEDRDITSSLLAKENLDTNGVSSSRNVAAKSGGAATATVVFSTFIAVCGSYVFGAAIGYSSPAMSGIMEDLGISLAQFSVFGSVMTIGAMLGATFSGKIADLLGRRWAMGLSEISCVVGWLAIMFSKGAWSLDLGRLLIGCGVGLLSYVVPVYIAEITPKSLRGGFTTAHQFMLSVGLALTYFIGTVVNWRTLALIGTIPSLAQLVGLFFIPESPRWLAKFGEEKDFEASLRRLRGEDADIFQEATEIRDYTEALQQLPEGRFLDLFQRIYAHSLIVGVGIMILQQFGGANGIVFYASSIFKLAGFSTEVGTTAMAVAQIPTSILSVIIMDKAGRKPLLMVSAVGTCLGCLITGLSFLLQDYQLWKEVTPVLVFVGTLVYNGSFGLGLAGIPWLIMSEIFPLNMKGSAGSLVSLVNWFCSWIVSYIFNFLMEWSSAGTFFIFASISGLTVLFVTKLVPETKGQTLEEIQTAMNPRSTR; via the exons ATGGAGAGAAAAGACATAGAAGACAGAGACATTACAAGTTCCCTTCTTGCTAAAGAAAACCTCGACACTAATGGCGTTAGTAGCAGCAGAAATGTCGCAGCGAAAAGTGGCGGTGCTGCCACAGCTACGGTGGTGTTCAGCACCTTCATTGCCGTTTGTGGATCCTATGTTTTTGGTGCTGCT ATTGGATATTCGTCACCAGCTATGTCTGGAATCATGGAAGACTTGGGCATCTCTTTGGCACAG TTCTCGGTATTTGGGTCAGTGATGACAATTGGAGCAATGTTGGGTGCAACATTTAGTGGGAAGATAGCAGATCTCCTTGGCCGCAGATGG GCAATGGGATTATCTGAAATATCTTGTGTCGTGGGATGGCTTGCAATAATGTTCTCAAag GGTGCTTGGTCACTTGACCTTGGGAGGCTGCTGATAGGCTGCGGGGTTGGGCTTCTTTCTTATGTG GTACCTGTATATATAGCAGAAATAACACCCAAAAGTCTTCGTGGAGGTTTCACTACTGCTCATCAG TTCATGCTTTCTGTTGGCTTAGCGCTTACATATTTTATTGGAACTGTTGTAAACTGGCGCACATTGGCTCTCATAG GAACTATTCCCAGTCTAGCACAGCTTGTTGGTCTATTCTTTATTCCAGAATCTCCAAGATGGCTG GCAAAGTTTGGTGAAGAGAAAGACTTTGAAGCTTCTCTACGGCGCCTTAGGGGAGAAGATGCTGATATTTTTCAGGAAGCAACTGAGATTAGA GATTACACAGAGGCCCTTCAACAGCTTCCAGAGGGTAGATTTTTGGACTTGTTCCAGAGGATATATGCTCATTCACTAATT GTTGGAGTGGGGATAATGATACTGCAGCAATTTGGTGGTGCTAATGGGATAGTATTTTATGCAAGTTCTATATTTAAATTAGCTG GTTTTTCAACTGAGGTTGGGACTACAGCAATGGCTGTTGCTCAG ATTCCAACATCCATACTGAGTGTAATTATAATGGATAAAGCTGGAAGGAAACCGCTTCTAATG GTTTCAGCAGTGGGAACATGCTTAGGTTGCTTGATTACAGGGTTATCATTCTTGTTGCAG GACTACCAATTGTGGAAAGAGGTCACTCCTGTGTTGGTGTTTGTTGGCACATTG GTATATAATGGATCATTTGGATTAGGGCTTGCAGGAATACCATGGCTTATAATGTCAGAG ATATTTCCCTTAAACATGAAAGGATCAGCTGGAAGCCTAGTGTCTTTGGTAAACTGGTTTTGTTCTTGGATTGTGTCCTACATTTTCAACTTCTTAATGGAATGGAGCTCCGCAG GGacatttttcatatttgcaAGCATATCAGGCTTAACTGTTCTATTCGTCACAAAACTAGTACCAGAGACGAAGGGGCaaacacttgaagaaatacAGACAGCTATGAACCCACGCTCAACGAGGTAA
- the LOC142628500 gene encoding protein DMP4-like: MAEPSFSRTHPPPNRGSNHPVHKTLASVANLANLLPNGTVLVFQALTPSFSNNGSCQLSNKCLTACIIVFCAIFCLLSTFTDSFINKDGKLLYGIATFKGLYLFNYNIDRDHQDMNRFKLSFIDFVHAFVSLLVFTVFALSNSNVQSCFFPGAGADENALMMNLPLGAGILSSFLFTIFPTRRRSIGYADMSGYADV; this comes from the coding sequence ATGGCTGAACCATCTTTTTCACGAACACACCCACCACCAAACCGTGGCTCAAACCATCCTGTCCACAAGACTCTAGCCAGTGTAGCCAACCTTGCTAACCTTCTACCAAATGGCACTGTCCTTGTGTTTCAAGCGCTCACACCTTCATTCTCCAACAATGGCTCTTGCCAACTTTCCAACAAGTGCCTCACTGCGTGCATCATTGTATTTTGCGCCATCTTTTGCTTGCTATCCACATTCACCGATAGCTTCATCAACAAGGACGGAAAGCTTTTATATGGAATCGCTACGTTCAAAGGCCTTTACTTATTCAACTACAATATTGATCGTGATCATCAGGACATGAACAGGTTCAAACTCAGCTTCATAGATTTTGTTCATGCCTTTGTATCGTTGTTGGTGTTCACGGTATTTGCTCTTAGCAACTCCAATGTGCAAAGCTGTTTCTTTCCTGGAGCTGGAGCTGATGAGAATGCATTGATGATGAATTTGCCTTTAGGAGCTGGGATATTGTCAAGCTTTCTGTTCACAATTTTCCCAACCAGACGCAGAAGCATTGGGTATGCAGACATGTCTGGGTATGCAGACGTGTGA